The following coding sequences lie in one Parachlamydia acanthamoebae genomic window:
- the infC gene encoding translation initiation factor IF-3 encodes MKANREIRAPKVRVISQTGEQIGIISIQEALARAEEAGLDLVEIVPGSSPPVCKIMNYGKFRYDQTKREKENKKAQHQIRVKEIKIKPNIDENDLNTKLRHARDFIQKGNKVKITCTFRGREMMHPEIGEKLVQKLCDELDEIAIPEAPMKMFGRILNVVLAPGSKKKKETPKRSSSPEDADSTEQQPN; translated from the coding sequence TTGAAAGCGAATCGAGAGATACGTGCTCCAAAGGTGCGCGTAATAAGTCAAACAGGCGAGCAAATTGGAATTATCTCCATACAAGAAGCTTTAGCACGAGCTGAAGAAGCGGGGCTAGACCTTGTTGAAATCGTTCCTGGTTCATCTCCTCCTGTTTGTAAGATTATGAATTACGGGAAATTCCGTTACGATCAAACGAAACGTGAGAAAGAAAATAAAAAGGCGCAACATCAAATTAGGGTTAAAGAAATTAAAATTAAGCCTAATATTGATGAAAACGACTTAAACACGAAACTTCGGCATGCTCGGGACTTTATCCAAAAAGGAAATAAAGTCAAGATTACTTGTACATTTCGTGGTAGGGAAATGATGCACCCTGAAATAGGGGAAAAGCTCGTTCAGAAGCTATGCGATGAACTTGATGAAATTGCCATTCCTGAAGCTCCGATGAAGATGTTTGGACGGATTTTGAATGTAGTTCTTGCACCTGGATCAAAGAAGAAAAAAGAAACTCCTAAGCGTTCATCTTCTCCGGAAGATGCCGATTCGACTGAACAACAGCCGAATTAG
- the pheS gene encoding phenylalanine--tRNA ligase subunit alpha produces the protein MDITIESLRNEFNHELNTAHSSADLEQIKVKYLGKKGPLQNLMKSLRDVSPEERPEVGKQINLLKEEMEGALEASQTRFLSTEENAQLEREVIDVTLPGRRRFAGRKHIITQVLDEMIDILIEMGFSVQYGPDIDSDYYNFEALNFAPDHPARDMQDTFYLSTDMLLRTHTSNIQARIMEANRPPIRIIAPGKVYRNETITARSHVFFHQVEALYVDVNVTFADLLATMDQFVAKFFGREIETRYRPSYFPFVEPGMEVDISCLNCHKSGCYLCKHTGWLEIAGAGMVHPEVLKYGNIDPEVYTGFAWGMGVERLILLKHGVSDIRLFTENDMRFLTQFPEV, from the coding sequence ATGGACATAACAATAGAGTCATTACGGAACGAATTTAACCATGAATTAAATACAGCTCATTCTTCCGCTGATTTGGAACAGATCAAAGTTAAATACTTAGGAAAAAAAGGACCTCTGCAAAATTTGATGAAATCCCTGCGAGATGTTTCCCCTGAAGAACGCCCAGAGGTTGGAAAGCAAATTAACTTACTCAAAGAAGAGATGGAAGGCGCGCTAGAGGCCAGCCAAACTCGATTTCTTTCAACCGAAGAAAATGCCCAATTAGAAAGAGAAGTGATTGATGTGACACTTCCTGGACGCAGACGTTTTGCTGGGCGTAAACATATCATCACACAAGTTCTCGACGAAATGATCGATATCCTTATTGAAATGGGCTTTTCAGTTCAATATGGGCCTGATATTGATTCTGACTATTACAATTTTGAAGCACTAAATTTTGCGCCTGATCATCCAGCACGCGATATGCAGGATACTTTCTACCTTTCCACCGATATGCTTTTAAGGACACACACCAGTAATATTCAAGCGCGCATCATGGAAGCTAATCGTCCGCCGATTCGTATCATTGCTCCTGGAAAAGTTTATCGTAATGAAACCATTACAGCACGTTCACACGTTTTCTTTCACCAGGTTGAAGCATTATATGTGGACGTCAATGTGACATTTGCCGATCTTTTAGCTACTATGGACCAGTTTGTAGCAAAATTTTTTGGACGTGAAATTGAAACACGTTATCGCCCTAGTTATTTCCCCTTCGTTGAGCCTGGCATGGAAGTTGATATTTCGTGTCTTAACTGCCATAAAAGCGGCTGCTATCTTTGTAAGCACACAGGCTGGCTAGAGATTGCAGGGGCTGGAATGGTTCATCCTGAAGTGCTTAAATATGGGAATATTGATCCCGAAGTTTATACAGGTTTTGCTTGGGGAATGGGCGTTGAGCGTTTAATTTTATTGAAACACGGGGTGAGTGATATCCGTCTTTTCACAGAAAATGATATGCGCTTCTTGACCCAATTTCCAGAAGTTTAA
- a CDS encoding HAD-IA family hydrolase, protein MKKSASITTLFIDIGGVLLTNGWDRQSRMLASQKFNLDFEDMESRHHLTSDTFEIGKLTLENYLNRVVFYRKRMFTREDFQKFMFDQSKPFPQMINLVLKLKILHSLKIAVVSNESKELNEYRIKKFKLGEFVDFFISSSIVHLRKPDEDIFRLALEIAQVPAERVVYIENTPMFVEVAQGLGIQSILHTDYESTYVKLSDLKVNR, encoded by the coding sequence ATGAAAAAGTCCGCATCGATAACTACATTATTTATAGATATTGGCGGTGTTCTTTTAACTAATGGATGGGATAGACAGTCCCGCATGCTGGCATCACAAAAATTTAACCTTGATTTTGAAGACATGGAGAGTCGCCATCACCTAACCTCTGACACATTCGAAATAGGAAAGCTTACCCTTGAGAACTATTTAAATAGAGTTGTATTCTATCGAAAGCGAATGTTTACACGAGAAGATTTTCAAAAATTCATGTTTGATCAATCAAAGCCTTTTCCACAAATGATTAACTTGGTTCTTAAACTTAAGATCCTGCATAGCCTTAAAATCGCCGTTGTTAGTAATGAAAGTAAAGAGTTAAATGAATACAGAATAAAAAAATTTAAGTTAGGCGAATTCGTAGATTTTTTTATTTCTTCCAGCATCGTGCATTTGCGCAAACCAGACGAAGATATTTTTCGCCTCGCTTTGGAGATCGCACAAGTTCCTGCTGAACGAGTCGTCTATATTGAAAATACACCTATGTTTGTCGAAGTCGCTCAAGGACTAGGGATTCAAAGTATCCTTCATACCGATTATGAATCAACATACGTCAAACTGTCCGATCTAAAAGTAAACAGATGA
- a CDS encoding His/Gly/Thr/Pro-type tRNA ligase C-terminal domain-containing protein — MNFIPISLRTLLSKLLGCVLRDLFPNVQLVQSGINQVGFYYDCLFPQPVTETLLPLIEERLWQLCKNPPAIQEMHMMRENAVHFFQHHGQSFHAQLAENAEENIVELIRMADFYDLYAETEIPDPTVIRAVKILSFSEKEIYNASFGKLRVIRLFGAAFLQRDEMKVFLKKWTRHKKNQHVHLGQEMELFLPAGISSWVWLPRGESLRAAVLKWCENGYAANGYQKIGMTGLLPLEHFSFKPSVEKKIREQSWIVEKEEEEYVLPSTQLSSAFFAASALCSFPLRFFESEKRFSPAASDQLDGLLKSQTCEMSNAYLFCLTEQVLHELISSLQFIEETVKVFGFEAQWYLYPKAEKNAAAKKQWPQAIAFLHEALKFCHLNYQVEEAFSSWRGPRIEVKLFDSLNRQWKGPQLEFDLFSAESFALASQAKGLQSTPWVIRWTALGSTERWIALLIEQNEGRLPFWLAPEQVRIFPIGEKVIEYAKKIQVLMLNQNLRVAIDKRQHPLAEKIYDATRQRVPYLVIVGDKEERENRLTVRSFDDKTAKTDVEIKDFLALLSKENLFDQQNADDKEH; from the coding sequence ATGAATTTTATACCGATATCTCTTCGAACCCTTTTATCCAAGTTGCTGGGTTGCGTGCTACGCGATCTGTTTCCTAACGTTCAGCTTGTTCAAAGTGGGATTAATCAGGTGGGGTTTTACTATGATTGTCTTTTCCCACAGCCTGTGACAGAAACTTTATTACCTCTCATAGAAGAGCGTCTTTGGCAATTATGCAAAAATCCTCCCGCAATTCAAGAAATGCATATGATGCGCGAAAATGCAGTGCATTTTTTTCAACATCACGGTCAGTCTTTTCATGCGCAGCTCGCCGAAAATGCAGAGGAAAATATTGTTGAATTAATCAGGATGGCGGATTTTTATGATCTTTATGCCGAAACTGAAATTCCTGATCCAACGGTTATTAGAGCTGTAAAAATTCTCTCTTTTTCTGAAAAAGAAATTTACAATGCAAGCTTTGGTAAATTACGTGTGATTCGCCTTTTTGGGGCCGCTTTTTTGCAGCGCGATGAGATGAAAGTTTTTCTAAAAAAGTGGACGCGTCATAAAAAAAATCAGCATGTGCATCTTGGGCAAGAAATGGAATTGTTTCTTCCTGCAGGGATATCTTCCTGGGTTTGGCTTCCGCGCGGCGAATCTTTGCGCGCTGCTGTTTTGAAATGGTGTGAAAATGGCTATGCTGCAAATGGTTATCAAAAAATTGGAATGACTGGCTTGCTGCCTCTAGAGCATTTTTCGTTTAAGCCTTCTGTCGAAAAAAAAATACGGGAACAGTCTTGGATCGTTGAAAAAGAAGAAGAAGAGTATGTTCTCCCTTCTACGCAGCTTTCCTCTGCTTTTTTTGCTGCATCCGCTTTGTGCTCTTTTCCCCTTCGATTTTTTGAATCTGAAAAGCGATTTTCTCCTGCGGCAAGTGATCAATTAGATGGATTGCTTAAATCCCAAACTTGTGAAATGAGCAATGCTTATCTGTTTTGCTTAACAGAGCAAGTTTTGCATGAATTGATTTCTTCCTTGCAATTCATTGAGGAAACAGTTAAAGTATTTGGTTTTGAGGCCCAGTGGTATTTGTACCCAAAGGCTGAAAAAAATGCTGCTGCAAAGAAGCAATGGCCACAAGCAATTGCGTTTTTGCATGAAGCATTAAAGTTCTGTCACTTAAATTATCAGGTTGAAGAAGCTTTTTCTTCTTGGCGAGGTCCTAGAATTGAAGTTAAACTATTCGATTCACTCAATAGGCAATGGAAAGGACCTCAATTAGAGTTTGATCTTTTTAGTGCAGAATCATTCGCATTAGCTAGTCAAGCAAAAGGCCTTCAAAGCACCCCGTGGGTGATTCGTTGGACTGCACTTGGCTCGACCGAACGATGGATAGCTCTTTTAATAGAGCAAAACGAGGGGCGCTTGCCATTTTGGTTAGCACCTGAGCAAGTGCGAATCTTCCCAATAGGGGAGAAAGTAATAGAGTATGCGAAGAAAATACAGGTCTTGATGTTAAATCAAAACCTAAGAGTTGCGATTGATAAACGACAGCATCCGCTGGCAGAAAAAATCTATGATGCAACTCGACAGCGAGTTCCCTATTTAGTGATCGTTGGGGACAAAGAAGAACGAGAAAATCGATTGACTGTTCGCTCTTTTGACGACAAAACTGCAAAAACTGATGTTGAGATTAAAGACTTTCTTGCCCTTTTGAGTAAAGAAAATCTGTTTGACCAGCAAAATGCAGATGATAAAGAGCACTAA
- the rplT gene encoding 50S ribosomal protein L20, whose amino-acid sequence MVRATNAVASRRRKKRLRKLSKGFVGDRKNHLRLTTEAVMRAMAYNYRHRKLKKRDFRSLWIMRISAAAKIHGMSYSKLIHGLKEARCELDRKMLADIAVRDPNSFEAVVVCAKASLA is encoded by the coding sequence ATGGTTAGAGCAACCAACGCTGTCGCTTCACGTCGTCGCAAAAAAAGACTGCGTAAACTATCGAAAGGATTTGTTGGAGATCGTAAAAACCATTTACGTCTAACAACCGAAGCTGTTATGCGTGCTATGGCGTACAACTATCGCCATCGCAAACTGAAAAAACGAGATTTTCGTAGTTTATGGATTATGCGTATCAGTGCTGCAGCAAAAATTCATGGGATGTCATACAGTAAGTTGATCCATGGATTAAAAGAAGCACGATGTGAACTTGATAGAAAAATGTTAGCCGATATCGCAGTACGCGACCCTAATAGCTTTGAAGCTGTAGTGGTTTGTGCAAAGGCATCCCTCGCTTAG
- a CDS encoding MazG family protein: protein MTQADENLLGKIRELLDVLNTLLGPNGCPWDREQTLETLRSTLLEEAAEWIEAVDSGDVNHMEEELGDLFLNLFFITKLAEKEGKFRMAEPVEHIIAKLIRRHPHVFSTKKLETAEEVASQWEAIKAQEKQERKSALDGISKALPGLTRGMKIGKKIKKTDFSLGNFKSISWDCADEESVGKMLFSLVLYAEENKIDPEIALRKTLSNVEKHFRTYEGTIE, encoded by the coding sequence ATGACACAAGCGGATGAAAATTTGCTGGGCAAAATTCGAGAACTTCTAGACGTTTTAAATACATTGCTGGGGCCCAATGGATGTCCTTGGGATCGCGAACAAACGCTTGAAACCCTCCGTTCAACTCTTTTAGAAGAAGCTGCTGAATGGATTGAAGCTGTCGATTCAGGGGATGTTAATCATATGGAGGAAGAGCTGGGCGATCTCTTTTTAAATCTTTTCTTTATCACCAAATTAGCTGAAAAAGAAGGAAAATTTAGAATGGCAGAGCCTGTTGAGCATATTATTGCAAAGCTGATTCGCCGCCATCCCCATGTATTCAGCACAAAAAAATTGGAGACCGCGGAAGAAGTTGCGAGTCAATGGGAAGCAATTAAAGCTCAGGAAAAGCAAGAAAGAAAAAGTGCTTTAGATGGGATTTCAAAAGCGCTTCCAGGTTTAACGCGTGGAATGAAAATAGGAAAAAAAATCAAAAAGACAGATTTTTCCCTAGGGAACTTTAAAAGCATTTCTTGGGATTGTGCCGATGAAGAATCGGTCGGAAAGATGCTATTTTCTCTCGTTTTATATGCGGAAGAAAACAAAATTGATCCTGAAATAGCTTTGAGAAAAACACTTTCTAACGTTGAAAAGCATTTTCGTACTTACGAGGGAACAATAGAATGA
- a CDS encoding glycosyltransferase family 9 protein, protein MKILIVKTSSLGDIIQTFPVLDYLRSRFPHAQIDWVVEKPFSELVQGHPAVSNVLYVHTKKWRKFFPLRENWWDICETFSSLRKVTYDVIFDLQGNSKSGLIVGMAKGIKKVGFGWNSVPEWPNLLVSNVKFDPPVGYNIREDYLAIPQQFFNDFTYVPQKILLNISEENQACVKSLLTSGKTVLVCPGTIWRNKQLPEKTLIELLRMIQERFACRYLFIWGSSDEKEMVQRLHTQLIQNSQIVDKLPLPLLQNLMSQVDLVLAMDSLPLHLAGTTGTPTFSIFGASLALKYQPLGTQSHALQGSCPYGQTFTKRCPKLRKCSSGACIQELSAIDIFQSFQAQCSRYLG, encoded by the coding sequence ATGAAAATTCTTATCGTGAAGACTTCATCTTTAGGCGATATCATCCAAACATTTCCAGTCCTTGACTATTTAAGAAGTCGCTTTCCGCATGCCCAGATTGATTGGGTGGTAGAGAAACCATTTTCTGAACTTGTTCAAGGGCATCCAGCGGTCTCAAATGTACTGTACGTCCACACCAAAAAATGGAGAAAATTTTTTCCTCTAAGAGAAAATTGGTGGGATATTTGTGAAACATTTTCGAGTTTGCGTAAAGTCACCTATGATGTGATCTTTGATTTACAGGGAAACAGCAAATCAGGGCTTATTGTGGGAATGGCTAAAGGCATAAAAAAAGTAGGATTTGGATGGAATTCTGTGCCCGAATGGCCAAATTTGCTTGTCTCAAACGTGAAGTTCGATCCTCCTGTGGGCTATAATATCCGAGAGGATTATCTTGCCATCCCACAGCAATTTTTCAATGATTTCACTTACGTTCCTCAAAAGATCTTATTGAATATTTCTGAAGAAAACCAAGCTTGTGTGAAATCTCTATTAACTTCCGGAAAAACTGTCTTGGTTTGTCCAGGGACAATTTGGCGCAACAAGCAGCTTCCCGAAAAGACGTTGATCGAACTGCTGCGCATGATCCAAGAAAGATTTGCCTGCCGTTATTTGTTTATTTGGGGGTCTTCTGACGAAAAAGAGATGGTTCAAAGACTCCATACACAATTGATTCAAAATAGCCAAATCGTCGATAAACTTCCTTTGCCTCTCTTACAAAATCTGATGAGTCAAGTTGACCTTGTGTTGGCCATGGATTCTCTTCCTTTGCATTTGGCTGGCACGACTGGTACACCCACATTTAGCATTTTTGGGGCTTCATTAGCCTTGAAATACCAGCCGTTAGGGACACAAAGCCACGCTTTGCAAGGAAGCTGCCCCTACGGTCAAACTTTTACCAAGCGCTGTCCAAAACTACGCAAGTGCTCATCTGGGGCCTGTATTCAAGAACTTTCTGCAATAGACATTTTTCAGTCTTTTCAGGCACAATGCTCTCGCTATTTGGGCTAA
- the rpmI gene encoding 50S ribosomal protein L35: MPKMKTKKAVAARFKLTGTGKLKRGHPGKRHILTKKSPKRKRQLSKPALVDEGQLKTYKRLMCV; encoded by the coding sequence GTGCCCAAAATGAAAACAAAAAAAGCCGTGGCTGCCAGATTTAAATTGACTGGTACTGGGAAGCTTAAAAGAGGCCATCCTGGAAAACGGCATATTTTGACTAAAAAATCACCCAAACGGAAACGTCAGTTGTCAAAGCCAGCCCTAGTGGATGAGGGACAACTCAAGACTTACAAACGTTTGATGTGCGTATAA
- a CDS encoding RluA family pseudouridine synthase yields the protein MHIWKVASAESGMTLNAFLKLKLGDAYSAKQLKHAIERNLCRINQRVERFASTRVANGDQIEWDNDKLQFLFASSQLKFEAKRIIYEDADLLVYDKPAGINCDTSGIVRLIHQKDPSLKLVHRLDRDTTGILLFAKTDAVLHKMIHLFKTFKVKKTYYVIVDGAISKEKGVIDNNLAPLHKYQGQTVWGQATGSKGVHARTGWRKEKKGQDCTLIQCYPVTGITHQIRVHMSEMGHPILGDYQYGRRFICSYQPSRYLLHAYEITFPHPSSEKEIRLKAPLPSDFKQALDHLRLI from the coding sequence ATGCACATCTGGAAAGTGGCTTCGGCAGAATCAGGCATGACCCTAAATGCATTTCTCAAACTCAAATTGGGGGATGCCTATTCCGCTAAACAATTAAAGCATGCTATTGAGCGTAATCTTTGTCGCATCAATCAACGAGTGGAACGCTTCGCCTCTACACGTGTTGCAAATGGCGATCAAATTGAATGGGACAACGACAAGCTTCAATTTCTTTTTGCTTCTTCCCAGTTAAAATTTGAAGCTAAGCGGATCATCTATGAAGATGCTGATCTCTTGGTTTATGATAAGCCAGCCGGAATTAATTGCGATACGAGTGGTATTGTTCGACTCATCCATCAGAAGGATCCCTCACTTAAGCTTGTTCACCGCCTTGACCGCGACACGACCGGTATCCTTTTGTTTGCCAAGACAGACGCAGTTTTGCACAAAATGATTCATTTGTTTAAAACATTTAAAGTGAAAAAGACTTATTATGTCATTGTGGACGGTGCTATTAGCAAAGAGAAAGGCGTCATCGACAACAACCTTGCTCCTTTGCATAAATACCAAGGACAAACAGTTTGGGGACAGGCCACAGGATCTAAAGGTGTACATGCCCGTACTGGTTGGAGAAAAGAAAAGAAAGGTCAGGATTGTACTTTAATCCAATGCTATCCAGTTACAGGGATCACACATCAAATTCGGGTACATATGAGTGAAATGGGGCATCCTATTTTAGGCGATTACCAATATGGTCGACGTTTTATCTGTTCTTATCAACCCTCACGTTACTTGCTGCATGCTTATGAAATCACTTTCCCACATCCGAGCTCAGAAAAAGAGATCAGGTTAAAGGCCCCGCTGCCTTCCGATTTTAAACAAGCCCTTGATCATTTGAGGCTGATATGA
- a CDS encoding phosphotransacetylase family protein, translating into MPKSSVFIASTGQNIGKTTLCLGIISGLKKRYSKVGFIKPIGQQHVTIEGNVTVDKDVILFKNAFQLEDPWADMSPVIIPQGFTRDFIEGKVTEEGMTQKIKHSFQKISKANDYTIVEGTGHVGVGSIIDLSNAKVASLLGLEMVIVTSGGLGSAYDELALNLALCKEHKVKVRGVILNRVYEEKREMILHYFPRLLKKWNIPLAGCIPYNEFLNNPTIKDFEYLFDTTLFAGEQHRYRHFKHTRLAASSLEAYEEEVILNELVITPASREDIIHSVLKQHLAASKMDGTDFQGGMILTGRHPPSKEICEQIRRVDIPTLYAPLHSYDALKMITSYIAKIRMEDLPKVEKAISLVEDNVDFNLLTNGHSSH; encoded by the coding sequence ATGCCAAAATCCTCAGTTTTTATCGCATCCACAGGACAAAACATTGGCAAAACAACGTTATGTCTAGGAATTATTTCGGGCTTAAAAAAACGGTATTCCAAAGTTGGATTTATCAAGCCTATTGGTCAACAACATGTGACTATTGAAGGAAATGTGACGGTTGATAAAGATGTGATCTTATTCAAAAATGCCTTTCAGTTAGAAGATCCCTGGGCAGATATGAGTCCTGTGATTATTCCACAAGGTTTTACGAGAGATTTTATTGAGGGTAAAGTCACTGAAGAAGGCATGACGCAAAAAATTAAGCACTCTTTTCAGAAAATCTCCAAAGCCAATGACTACACCATTGTGGAAGGTACGGGACATGTTGGAGTAGGCTCTATCATCGATTTAAGCAATGCAAAGGTTGCCTCTTTATTGGGTCTTGAAATGGTGATCGTAACCTCTGGAGGACTTGGCTCGGCTTATGACGAACTTGCTTTAAACTTAGCTTTGTGCAAAGAACATAAGGTTAAAGTCCGCGGAGTTATTCTTAATCGCGTTTATGAGGAAAAGAGGGAGATGATTCTGCATTACTTCCCTCGCTTGCTTAAAAAATGGAACATCCCTTTGGCAGGATGCATTCCTTACAACGAATTTTTAAATAATCCCACCATTAAAGACTTTGAATATCTTTTTGATACCACCTTATTTGCTGGCGAGCAGCATCGCTATCGCCATTTTAAACACACTCGTTTAGCTGCCTCTTCCCTTGAAGCTTATGAAGAAGAAGTGATTCTAAATGAGTTAGTGATTACGCCAGCTAGTCGTGAAGATATTATTCATTCGGTCTTGAAACAGCACCTAGCTGCCTCTAAAATGGATGGCACGGATTTTCAAGGTGGAATGATTTTAACTGGTAGACATCCGCCAAGCAAAGAAATTTGCGAACAAATTCGACGGGTAGACATCCCCACTTTATATGCTCCCTTGCATAGCTACGATGCTTTAAAAATGATCACTTCTTATATCGCCAAAATCCGTATGGAAGACCTTCCAAAAGTAGAAAAAGCGATATCCCTAGTGGAAGATAATGTGGATTTCAACTTACTCACAAATGGGCATTCCTCACATTAA